Proteins co-encoded in one Haladaptatus sp. ZSTT2 genomic window:
- a CDS encoding succinylglutamate desuccinylase/aspartoacylase family protein: MSNAAPPFTFDGGRVDPGETRNFRYTVSETYLGDPVRIPVTIVNGEHPGPTAFVGAAAHGDELNGIEVVREVAHEWDHSNLHGTIVCIPVMNVPAFIAQQRYLPIYDRDLNRSFPGNDYGTSAKRMANRIFKNFIEPCDFALDFHTSTRGRTNMLHVRGDMSNDKVARLSRAFASNVILSGSAPDGSLRGEATRYGVPCITIEMGEAHRFQRELIDRALEGVESVFAEYGMRPTKSVHWPGWRTIIEDTSEKTWLRADAGGLVDMHYERGALVYEGDRICKITNPFKTDTSEIEAPFTGLLVGVLENPLVYPGNPICHLVKLDETTQRALEREQTAAMKAVHESEQS, translated from the coding sequence ATGTCAAACGCGGCACCGCCGTTTACATTCGACGGCGGTCGGGTCGACCCCGGCGAGACGCGAAACTTTCGGTACACTGTGAGCGAGACCTATCTCGGAGACCCGGTACGCATTCCGGTAACAATTGTCAACGGTGAGCATCCCGGCCCGACGGCGTTCGTCGGGGCCGCCGCTCACGGTGATGAGTTAAACGGCATCGAAGTCGTCCGCGAGGTCGCCCACGAGTGGGACCACTCGAATCTCCACGGCACGATCGTCTGTATCCCGGTGATGAACGTCCCCGCGTTCATCGCCCAACAGCGCTATCTCCCCATCTACGACCGTGACCTGAATCGTTCGTTCCCGGGCAACGACTACGGCACGAGCGCGAAGCGGATGGCCAATCGAATCTTCAAGAACTTCATCGAGCCGTGTGACTTCGCGCTCGACTTTCACACCTCGACGCGCGGGCGGACGAACATGCTCCACGTCCGTGGCGACATGAGCAACGACAAGGTAGCTCGCCTGTCGCGGGCGTTCGCGTCGAACGTCATTCTCTCCGGGTCGGCACCAGACGGCTCGCTGCGCGGGGAAGCCACCCGCTACGGCGTGCCGTGTATCACCATCGAAATGGGCGAGGCCCACCGATTCCAGCGCGAGCTCATCGACCGCGCGCTCGAAGGCGTCGAGAGCGTCTTCGCAGAGTACGGCATGCGCCCGACCAAATCCGTTCACTGGCCCGGCTGGCGGACGATTATCGAGGACACGAGCGAGAAGACGTGGCTGCGCGCGGACGCCGGCGGCCTCGTCGATATGCACTACGAGCGCGGCGCGCTCGTGTACGAAGGCGACCGCATCTGTAAGATTACGAATCCGTTCAAAACCGACACCTCGGAGATTGAAGCGCCGTTTACGGGCCTGCTCGTCGGGGTGCTCGAAAATCCGCTCGTGTACCCCGGTAATCCGATTTGCCACCTCGTGAAATTGGACGAAACCACCCAGCGCGCGCTCGAACGCGAGCAGACGGCAGCGATGAAGGCTGTCCACGAGAGCGAGCAGTCCTAA
- the glmU gene encoding bifunctional sugar-1-phosphate nucleotidylyltransferase/acetyltransferase yields MQAVILAAGEGTRMRPLTTSTPKPMLPVGDRPLSAHTADAAVEAGADELIFVVGYEAEAVRAYYGDEYRGVPVSFAVQEEQNGTADAVRAAQKHIDGDFTVLNGDNLYDKEGIKKLFSEAPAIAAFRVPEPSNYGVLSTDDGRVTEIVEKPENPPTDLANAGSYAFPAEARDWLDDVELSERGEYEITDVVARVIESYDVTPVEVTRWLDVGRPWELLEANEWKLGELERDIRGEVHEDADLRGAVVVEEGAVVEPGVVVEGPVLIKSGAHVGPNAYIRGATLISENCHVGQSVEIKNSVVMHDTNVPHLNYLGDSLLAPDVNLGAGTKVANLRHDDADVKMTVKGERTSTGRRKFGIVAGDGAKTAINTSLNAGVVLSPGATTTPGESVLRDR; encoded by the coding sequence ATGCAAGCAGTCATTCTTGCCGCCGGAGAGGGGACGCGGATGCGGCCGCTCACCACCTCCACCCCGAAACCGATGTTGCCGGTAGGCGACCGACCACTCTCAGCACACACCGCAGACGCCGCCGTCGAGGCGGGTGCGGACGAACTCATCTTCGTCGTCGGCTACGAGGCCGAGGCCGTCCGCGCGTACTATGGCGACGAGTACCGGGGTGTCCCGGTCAGTTTCGCGGTTCAAGAAGAACAAAACGGCACCGCAGACGCCGTTCGCGCCGCCCAAAAGCACATCGACGGCGACTTCACCGTCCTCAACGGCGACAACCTCTACGACAAGGAGGGCATCAAGAAACTCTTCTCAGAGGCTCCCGCAATCGCCGCCTTCCGCGTCCCAGAGCCGTCTAACTATGGCGTGCTCTCGACCGACGACGGCCGCGTGACCGAGATTGTCGAGAAACCAGAGAACCCACCGACTGACCTCGCAAACGCTGGGTCGTACGCCTTCCCCGCCGAAGCCCGTGACTGGCTCGATGACGTCGAACTCTCAGAGCGCGGCGAGTACGAGATTACGGACGTGGTCGCCCGCGTCATCGAGAGCTACGACGTGACGCCGGTCGAGGTCACGCGCTGGCTCGACGTGGGCCGCCCGTGGGAACTGCTCGAAGCGAACGAGTGGAAACTCGGCGAGCTCGAACGCGACATCCGTGGCGAGGTTCACGAGGACGCAGACCTGCGCGGCGCTGTCGTCGTCGAAGAAGGTGCGGTCGTCGAACCCGGCGTCGTCGTCGAAGGGCCGGTGCTCATCAAATCCGGCGCACACGTTGGGCCGAACGCTTACATCCGCGGGGCGACGCTCATCAGCGAGAACTGCCACGTCGGCCAGAGCGTCGAAATCAAAAACAGCGTCGTGATGCACGACACGAACGTCCCGCATCTGAACTACCTCGGTGACAGCCTGCTTGCACCGGACGTGAACCTCGGGGCGGGCACGAAGGTCGCGAACCTCCGCCACGACGACGCGGACGTGAAGATGACGGTTAAAGGCGAGCGCACCTCAACGGGGCGTCGCAAGTTCGGCATCGTCGCCGGAGACGGCGCGAAAACCGCCATCAACACGAGTCTCAACGCGGGCGTCGTCCTCTCGCCGGGGGCGACGACCACGCCCGGCGAGTCCGTCCTCCGCGACCGCTGA
- a CDS encoding DsrE family protein: MNTAFHFSVGGEAAYGTVLSNIENILADTTVPDTAVVLVTNGDGVFLLRDGGPHAARITDLHERGVSFRVCSNSLKSRELTAESLHPAAEVVPSGGGELTRLQAAGYAYIKTP; encoded by the coding sequence ATGAACACGGCATTTCATTTCTCCGTCGGTGGCGAAGCCGCGTATGGAACCGTCCTTTCGAACATCGAAAACATACTCGCAGACACCACCGTCCCGGATACGGCAGTCGTCCTCGTCACCAACGGCGACGGCGTCTTTCTTCTCAGAGACGGCGGACCCCACGCCGCCCGAATCACCGACCTTCACGAACGCGGCGTCTCGTTTCGCGTCTGTTCGAACTCACTCAAGAGTCGCGAACTGACTGCAGAATCCCTCCACCCGGCCGCCGAGGTGGTTCCCTCCGGCGGCGGCGAACTCACGCGATTGCAGGCGGCTGGCTACGCCTATATAAAAACGCCGTGA
- a CDS encoding DsrE family protein — MERRHFVTAAGVLFLAGCTSSGESATDEPTDSETTDATTEQQAAEATETTETEEPLDMNTVFHLQSDGAENERKALNNLANLRADETVDVDDIVLVANSHAVNSLTSEGSDYPDRISQLRTEQNVTFCACQNSMDAIGIAEDDLLEGVKIVPSGVGEFTRLQAMGYAYIKVA, encoded by the coding sequence ATGGAACGCAGACACTTTGTAACCGCGGCAGGCGTGCTGTTTCTCGCAGGCTGTACCAGCAGTGGAGAGTCAGCTACCGATGAACCCACAGACAGCGAGACGACCGACGCGACCACCGAACAGCAGGCAGCCGAAGCCACAGAGACAACCGAGACCGAAGAACCCCTTGACATGAACACCGTCTTCCACCTCCAGAGCGATGGCGCAGAGAACGAGCGAAAAGCCCTCAACAACCTTGCAAACCTCCGGGCTGACGAGACCGTTGATGTAGACGACATCGTCCTCGTGGCAAACAGCCACGCCGTCAACTCCCTCACGAGCGAGGGTTCTGACTATCCAGACCGTATCTCACAGCTCAGAACCGAGCAGAACGTCACGTTTTGTGCGTGTCAGAACTCGATGGACGCCATCGGTATCGCAGAAGACGACCTCTTAGAGGGTGTCAAAATCGTGCCTTCCGGGGTTGGCGAGTTCACCCGACTGCAAGCGATGGGCTACGCCTACATCAAGGTCGCCTAA
- a CDS encoding GNAT family N-acetyltransferase, with protein MELGVPEPEAVDTLADLWVELATGQRAFGSHLFADANRNIIREALARFVVADKLIVAREADSIVGFVMFDVEAGVYQQDVSRGLVMNIYVEPAFRGQGIGSTLLAAAEEQLRDAGAEIIALDVMAANEDALKFYERHGYTLHRVELEKHIESDNHSKEKE; from the coding sequence ATGGAACTTGGGGTTCCGGAACCAGAGGCAGTCGATACGCTTGCAGACCTCTGGGTGGAACTCGCGACCGGCCAGCGCGCGTTCGGGTCACACCTGTTTGCCGATGCGAACAGAAACATCATCCGCGAGGCACTCGCTCGCTTCGTCGTCGCAGACAAACTCATCGTCGCGCGCGAAGCGGATTCCATCGTCGGTTTCGTCATGTTCGACGTGGAAGCCGGGGTCTACCAGCAAGACGTGTCCCGCGGTCTCGTGATGAACATCTACGTCGAACCGGCCTTCCGCGGGCAAGGCATTGGCTCGACGCTCCTCGCCGCCGCGGAGGAGCAGTTACGAGACGCCGGTGCAGAGATCATCGCCCTCGATGTGATGGCCGCAAACGAAGACGCACTCAAATTCTACGAGCGCCACGGCTACACCCTACATCGGGTCGAATTGGAGAAGCACATCGAAAGCGATAATCACTCAAAGGAGAAGGAATAA
- the sdhC gene encoding succinate dehydrogenase, cytochrome b556 subunit, with amino-acid sequence MSQSYNRGLIEDFGRWREFSAGMWAWIFHKFTGWVLIGYLFTHIAVLSTATASDPALYTQTLQGLESLMLVRFLEVGLLAVAVFHILNGLRLLFVDLGVGLEAEDKSFYASLILTGAIVVASVPTFMHGVF; translated from the coding sequence ATGAGTCAGTCTTACAACCGTGGCCTCATCGAGGACTTCGGCCGCTGGCGGGAGTTCTCCGCCGGGATGTGGGCTTGGATTTTCCACAAGTTCACCGGCTGGGTTCTTATTGGCTATCTCTTCACGCACATTGCCGTGTTGAGCACTGCAACCGCCAGCGACCCCGCTTTGTACACCCAGACACTCCAGGGATTGGAGAGCCTGATGCTCGTCCGATTCCTTGAGGTTGGGTTGCTCGCGGTGGCCGTGTTCCACATCCTCAATGGCCTCAGATTGCTGTTCGTTGACCTCGGCGTCGGTCTCGAAGCCGAGGACAAGAGTTTCTACGCATCGCTCATCCTGACCGGTGCAATCGTCGTCGCAAGCGTGCCGACGTTCATGCACGGGGTGTTCTAA
- a CDS encoding metal-dependent hydrolase, with protein MATTHALVGAMVAAVTLFLAPEYTPVAVTAGIAGGVFPDLDLYWGHRQTLHYPVYFSIAAVGATIGAVYAPSIWTVALAFFLLAAALHSVMDIFGGGLELKPWQGGSDRAVYNHFHGVWLVPRRWVRYDGAPEDLLLAGVMGLPALWLYDGVIDHVILGALVVSIGYALVRKQMVYLAERLIPQVPDQYLDRVPERFIRDFSR; from the coding sequence ATGGCAACGACCCACGCGCTTGTGGGCGCGATGGTGGCCGCTGTCACGCTGTTTCTCGCACCTGAGTACACACCAGTTGCAGTCACGGCGGGCATCGCTGGCGGTGTGTTCCCGGACTTAGACCTGTACTGGGGACACAGACAGACCCTGCATTACCCGGTGTACTTCTCGATTGCGGCAGTCGGTGCCACAATCGGTGCCGTGTACGCGCCTTCGATATGGACGGTTGCACTCGCGTTCTTCCTGCTCGCCGCCGCACTCCACTCGGTGATGGACATCTTCGGTGGCGGCCTCGAACTCAAGCCGTGGCAAGGCGGCTCAGACCGCGCGGTGTACAACCACTTCCACGGCGTGTGGCTGGTTCCACGCCGGTGGGTGCGCTACGACGGTGCGCCAGAGGACCTGCTCCTCGCAGGCGTGATGGGCCTCCCAGCGCTCTGGCTCTACGACGGCGTCATCGACCACGTCATCCTCGGCGCGCTCGTCGTCTCGATTGGCTACGCGCTCGTGAGAAAACAGATGGTGTATCTAGCAGAGCGCCTCATCCCGCAGGTGCCAGACCAGTACTTAGACCGCGTCCCAGAGCGATTTATTCGGGACTTTTCGCGGTAG
- a CDS encoding DUF7576 family protein, which yields MVDPTSDLGEDVTEETAPRCATCGTSIMNDPNHRVLTWIEDNEVQSRHFCNDRCREKWNPEQ from the coding sequence ATGGTTGACCCAACATCAGACCTCGGTGAGGACGTGACCGAGGAAACCGCCCCACGGTGTGCGACCTGTGGGACAAGTATCATGAACGACCCAAACCACCGGGTGCTCACGTGGATCGAAGACAACGAGGTCCAGTCTCGCCACTTCTGCAACGACCGGTGTCGTGAGAAGTGGAACCCAGAACAGTAG
- a CDS encoding succinate dehydrogenase/fumarate reductase iron-sulfur subunit yields MSTQIPETESESEELAQSTEPEHQQRRMAEKRERRAEREAEAEADAAAYDETIHLKVFRYDPEVEGKKEPRFDDFHVPFKQGMTVLDALMQARDLFDSSLTFRHSCRQAICGSDAMFVNGKQRLCCKTQISDLSEPVRVEPLPHQEVVKDLVVDMEHFYDQMESVEPYFQTNDLPAGEEQRQTRENREKVKMSTRCIWCGACMSSCNIAAGDNEYLGPAALNKAYRFAMDEREGEDMKQHRLQIIEQEHGVWRCQTQFSCTNVCPKDIPLTEHIQELKREAVKNNLKFW; encoded by the coding sequence ATGAGCACGCAAATTCCCGAAACTGAATCCGAATCAGAAGAGCTAGCACAGTCCACCGAGCCAGAGCACCAACAGCGGCGAATGGCCGAGAAACGCGAACGACGGGCCGAACGCGAGGCAGAGGCGGAAGCCGACGCCGCCGCGTACGACGAGACCATCCACCTCAAGGTGTTCCGCTACGACCCGGAAGTCGAAGGCAAGAAAGAACCGCGCTTCGACGACTTCCACGTCCCGTTCAAACAGGGTATGACGGTGCTCGACGCGCTCATGCAGGCGCGAGACCTGTTCGACTCCAGTCTCACGTTCCGTCACTCGTGTCGTCAGGCCATCTGTGGCTCCGACGCGATGTTCGTAAACGGGAAACAGCGCCTCTGTTGTAAGACCCAAATTTCGGATCTTTCTGAACCGGTTCGCGTCGAACCGCTCCCCCACCAAGAGGTCGTCAAAGACCTCGTCGTGGACATGGAACACTTCTACGACCAGATGGAGTCGGTCGAACCGTACTTCCAGACCAACGACCTGCCCGCTGGCGAAGAACAGCGCCAAACGCGCGAGAACCGCGAGAAGGTCAAGATGTCCACGCGCTGTATCTGGTGTGGCGCGTGTATGTCCTCGTGTAACATCGCCGCAGGCGACAACGAGTACCTCGGCCCGGCCGCGCTCAACAAGGCCTACCGCTTTGCGATGGACGAGCGCGAGGGCGAGGACATGAAACAGCACCGCCTCCAGATTATCGAACAGGAACACGGCGTCTGGCGCTGTCAGACCCAGTTCTCCTGTACGAACGTCTGTCCGAAAGACATCCCGCTCACCGAGCACATTCAGGAACTCAAGCGAGAAGCGGTCAAGAACAACCTGAAATTCTGGTAA
- a CDS encoding FAD-binding protein translates to MHEHDVIVVGAGGAGLRAAVAAHEEGADVAMVTKLHPVRSHTGAAEGGINAALREGDSWESHAYDTMKGSDFLGDAPAIETLCQTSPDEVIQLEHWGMPFSREEDGRVSQRPFGGLSFPRTTYAGAETGHHLLHTMYEQVVKRGITVYDEWYVSRLAVTDHDDPEDRTCHGVVAIDIQSGRVEGFKANNGVIIATGGPGQAFDHTTNAVSCTGDGPAMAYRAGVPLEDMEFIQFHPTTLPSTGVLISEGVRGEGGILYNANGERLMFEYGYANNDGELASRDVVARAELTEVNEGRGIEDEYVHLDMRHLGDERIIDRLENILHLAADFEGVDGLERPMPVKPGQHYAMGGIETDENGQTCISGLYAAGECACVSVHGANRLGGNALPELIVYGARAGRHAAGKDLGEAQIQTGPSAKSEDGDIGSPVPLGAVDTPDEDVAADGAAVDVETVISKAVEAENARIERLMTKDEGLQHAEIRHKLQKAMTRNVNVFRTEDGLKQALRDIREAREAYEDVYVADPSRTFNTDLIHTIETQNLIDVAETITAGALARTEFRGAHWRAEHQERKDDEWIKHTLMAWNDGSPELYYKPVILEGEEKTYEPKVRSY, encoded by the coding sequence ATGCACGAACACGACGTAATTGTGGTCGGCGCAGGCGGCGCGGGGCTCCGCGCGGCCGTGGCGGCCCACGAAGAAGGTGCGGACGTGGCAATGGTCACGAAGCTCCACCCGGTTCGCAGTCACACGGGTGCTGCAGAAGGTGGCATCAACGCCGCCCTCCGTGAGGGCGACTCCTGGGAAAGCCACGCCTACGACACGATGAAGGGGTCTGACTTCCTCGGCGACGCCCCGGCAATCGAAACACTCTGTCAGACCTCCCCCGACGAGGTCATCCAGCTCGAACACTGGGGTATGCCCTTTTCCCGCGAGGAAGACGGGCGCGTCTCCCAGCGACCGTTCGGTGGGCTGTCGTTCCCACGGACGACGTACGCCGGTGCCGAAACCGGCCACCACCTGCTCCACACGATGTACGAGCAGGTCGTCAAACGGGGCATTACGGTGTACGACGAGTGGTACGTCTCCCGACTCGCGGTGACCGACCACGACGACCCCGAAGACCGCACGTGTCACGGTGTCGTCGCAATCGACATCCAGTCCGGTCGCGTCGAGGGCTTCAAAGCGAACAACGGCGTCATCATCGCAACCGGTGGCCCCGGACAGGCCTTCGACCACACGACCAACGCCGTCTCCTGTACCGGCGACGGTCCGGCGATGGCCTATCGCGCAGGTGTCCCGCTCGAAGACATGGAGTTCATCCAGTTCCACCCGACCACGCTGCCATCGACGGGGGTCCTCATCTCCGAAGGTGTCCGCGGTGAAGGCGGAATTCTCTACAACGCCAACGGTGAACGCCTCATGTTTGAGTACGGCTACGCGAACAACGACGGCGAACTCGCCAGCCGTGACGTGGTGGCGCGCGCTGAGTTGACGGAAGTCAACGAAGGCCGCGGCATCGAAGACGAGTACGTTCACCTCGACATGCGCCACCTCGGCGACGAGCGCATTATCGACCGCCTCGAAAACATCCTCCACCTCGCGGCTGACTTCGAGGGTGTAGACGGCCTCGAACGGCCAATGCCCGTCAAACCCGGTCAACACTACGCGATGGGCGGCATCGAGACCGACGAGAACGGTCAGACCTGTATCTCCGGCCTCTACGCCGCAGGCGAGTGTGCCTGTGTGAGCGTCCACGGCGCGAACCGCCTCGGCGGGAACGCCCTGCCAGAACTCATCGTGTACGGGGCCCGTGCTGGCCGCCACGCGGCCGGGAAAGACCTCGGCGAAGCGCAGATTCAGACCGGCCCGTCCGCCAAATCCGAAGACGGTGACATCGGTAGTCCGGTTCCGCTCGGTGCCGTTGACACGCCCGACGAAGACGTCGCCGCAGACGGTGCGGCCGTCGATGTCGAGACGGTCATCTCGAAGGCAGTCGAAGCCGAAAACGCCCGCATCGAGCGGTTGATGACCAAAGACGAGGGGCTTCAGCACGCAGAGATTCGCCACAAGCTCCAGAAGGCAATGACGCGCAACGTCAACGTCTTCCGCACCGAAGACGGCCTGAAGCAGGCGCTTCGAGACATCCGCGAGGCGCGCGAGGCCTACGAGGACGTGTACGTCGCAGACCCAAGCCGGACGTTCAACACCGACCTCATCCACACTATCGAGACGCAGAACCTCATCGACGTCGCAGAAACTATCACGGCCGGTGCGCTCGCCCGCACCGAGTTCCGTGGCGCCCACTGGCGCGCAGAGCACCAAGAGCGCAAGGACGACGAGTGGATCAAACACACGCTCATGGCGTGGAACGACGGCAGCCCGGAACTCTACTACAAGCCGGTCATCTTAGAAGGCGAAGAGAAGACCTACGAGCCGAAAGTGCGCTCCTACTGA
- a CDS encoding PadR family transcriptional regulator: MNDLTGFQRDLLYVISGHDKPHGLAIKEEVEAYYEKEIHHGRLYPNLDTLVDKGFVEKGELDRRTNYYDLSEKGRRAFEEREQWKAQYVNPSE, from the coding sequence ATGAACGACTTGACGGGATTCCAACGAGACCTCCTTTACGTCATCAGCGGTCACGACAAACCCCACGGCCTCGCCATCAAAGAAGAGGTCGAAGCCTACTACGAAAAGGAGATTCACCACGGACGGCTCTACCCGAACCTCGACACCCTCGTCGACAAGGGCTTCGTCGAGAAGGGCGAACTCGACCGCCGGACGAACTACTATGATCTGAGCGAGAAGGGCCGACGTGCATTCGAAGAGCGCGAGCAGTGGAAAGCGCAGTACGTAAACCCTTCTGAGTAA
- a CDS encoding CPBP family intramembrane glutamic endopeptidase, with amino-acid sequence MTAPTQQTRPVVTVALALVVAAVGLVAGVALSLGTIVFLSLTGFELSATHLIVISLVMTQGIAFGGVALVYLRLRDLPTSFIGARIPTLRDLGWVVGGYITAIAAIILAGLFVFFTGVQTSSNQAAELGIQNPEVLLVLIPASFVLIGPGEELLFRGIVQGTIRRVLGPVPGVILASAVFAAIHFVALTGGTSGRLVSIAILFFPALVFGAAYERTGNIVVPSLIHGLYNATLFSLLYVSIQMGQIGAL; translated from the coding sequence ATGACCGCTCCGACACAGCAGACTCGCCCGGTGGTGACGGTGGCGCTTGCCCTCGTCGTCGCGGCCGTCGGGCTTGTGGCTGGTGTTGCCCTCTCACTTGGCACGATTGTCTTCCTGTCTTTGACGGGGTTCGAACTTTCTGCGACCCACCTCATCGTCATCTCGCTCGTGATGACCCAAGGAATCGCCTTCGGTGGCGTTGCGCTCGTCTATCTGCGACTGCGTGACCTGCCAACGTCGTTCATCGGCGCGCGGATACCAACGCTCAGAGACCTTGGTTGGGTCGTTGGGGGCTACATTACCGCCATCGCCGCCATCATCCTCGCAGGCCTGTTCGTCTTTTTCACTGGCGTCCAAACCTCCTCAAACCAGGCCGCAGAGCTTGGCATCCAGAATCCGGAAGTCCTGTTGGTGTTGATTCCCGCCTCGTTCGTCCTCATCGGCCCCGGCGAAGAACTCCTCTTTCGGGGCATCGTACAGGGTACCATCCGGCGCGTGCTTGGCCCCGTTCCGGGCGTCATCTTGGCGAGTGCGGTGTTCGCCGCAATCCACTTCGTCGCCCTCACCGGCGGCACGAGCGGCCGACTCGTGAGCATCGCCATCCTGTTCTTCCCGGCGCTCGTCTTCGGTGCGGCCTACGAGCGAACCGGGAATATCGTGGTTCCCTCGCTGATTCACGGCCTCTACAACGCTACGCTGTTCTCGCTGCTGTACGTCTCTATCCAAATGGGACAAATTGGGGCGCTGTAA
- a CDS encoding DUF7405 family protein, which produces MARKTRGISRRAFVKSAVAIGGAAAVSACLDREGNPDVPSGPDDLSSYPTRQHAWNDSLMTSDVGNVMAPKHHLLLPFNYTGDTPTPDERETVEATLQSLEHAYERSHNGLLFTMSYSPAYFDRFDVSLPDSVDLPHPKALSSFEEPELEDYDAIIHLASDYGHVVLAAEEAIMGKQDTLNGHEMAASFEGIFEKAERRTGFVGEGIPAANQDVDGIPDGDPVPEDSPLFMGFMSGFSDNQATEDRVTIQDGPFAGGTTQHVSRIRLRLDDWYVEQNREERVAEMFCPFHAEEGLVEGAGHNLGTDSQVDGECADRIDEDARSYGRIGHSQKMASVRENGKPIILRRDFDSTDGGEAGVHFVSLHRGIGDFEKTREAMNGEKQVKESPAIKQKVNNGILEYMFVKHRANYLLPPRAHRALPTPAP; this is translated from the coding sequence ATGGCCCGCAAAACCCGTGGCATATCGCGTCGAGCGTTCGTAAAAAGCGCCGTCGCGATTGGCGGTGCCGCCGCAGTATCAGCCTGCCTCGACCGCGAAGGGAATCCCGACGTGCCAAGTGGTCCCGACGACCTCTCGTCGTACCCAACCCGCCAGCACGCGTGGAACGATTCGCTCATGACCAGTGACGTGGGCAATGTCATGGCCCCGAAACACCACCTCCTCCTCCCGTTCAACTACACGGGCGACACGCCAACTCCAGACGAGCGTGAAACCGTCGAAGCAACCCTCCAGAGCCTCGAACACGCCTACGAACGAAGCCACAACGGGCTTCTGTTCACGATGAGCTACTCGCCTGCGTACTTCGACCGCTTCGACGTGTCGCTCCCCGACTCGGTTGACCTCCCGCACCCGAAGGCGTTGTCGTCGTTCGAGGAACCGGAACTCGAAGACTACGACGCCATCATCCACCTCGCAAGCGACTACGGCCACGTCGTCCTCGCCGCAGAAGAGGCGATAATGGGCAAACAGGATACGCTGAACGGCCACGAGATGGCCGCAAGCTTCGAGGGTATCTTCGAAAAAGCCGAGCGACGCACCGGCTTCGTTGGCGAAGGCATCCCAGCCGCGAATCAGGACGTAGACGGGATTCCAGACGGCGACCCGGTTCCCGAAGACTCACCGCTGTTCATGGGCTTCATGTCCGGATTTTCAGACAATCAGGCCACAGAAGACCGCGTGACGATTCAAGACGGGCCGTTTGCCGGTGGGACGACCCAGCACGTCTCGCGCATCCGGCTGCGCCTCGACGACTGGTACGTCGAACAGAATCGAGAAGAGCGCGTCGCAGAGATGTTCTGTCCGTTCCACGCAGAAGAGGGCCTCGTCGAAGGCGCGGGCCACAACCTCGGGACGGACTCGCAGGTCGACGGCGAGTGTGCAGACCGCATCGACGAAGACGCCCGCAGTTACGGCCGCATTGGCCACTCACAGAAGATGGCAAGCGTCCGCGAGAACGGCAAGCCAATCATTCTTCGCCGTGACTTCGATTCGACCGATGGTGGCGAGGCTGGCGTCCACTTCGTCTCGCTCCACCGAGGAATCGGTGACTTCGAGAAGACGAGAGAGGCGATGAACGGCGAAAAGCAGGTCAAAGAAAGCCCCGCTATCAAACAGAAAGTGAACAACGGCATCCTCGAATATATGTTCGTCAAACACCGCGCGAACTACTTGCTCCCACCGCGCGCCCACCGCGCGCTGCCCACCCCAGCGCCCTGA
- a CDS encoding XapX domain-containing protein yields MDTVIVMLALATGFATGSLFSFLQIPIPAPPNLAGIAGILGIYLGFKLIEQVDVGFDLLAALGL; encoded by the coding sequence ATGGACACCGTAATCGTCATGCTTGCACTCGCTACCGGCTTTGCGACCGGTTCGCTGTTTAGCTTTTTACAGATTCCAATCCCCGCTCCACCGAACCTCGCCGGAATCGCAGGTATCCTCGGCATCTATCTCGGCTTTAAGCTCATCGAACAGGTCGACGTCGGGTTCGACTTGCTCGCTGCCCTTGGCCTCTGA
- a CDS encoding succinate dehydrogenase hydrophobic membrane anchor subunit — MAERYSSFEYGGTRWLLQRLTAAFLVVVLAFHFMLLHFANLPSEITIAQTAQRMQQPGYFVTMVLFLVTATFHGVNGVYNALVNQGLQGTQKTVVKYVLIVAGLALTAQGVRVAIAMTGVSL, encoded by the coding sequence ATGGCAGAACGATACTCCTCGTTCGAGTACGGTGGCACCCGCTGGCTGCTCCAGCGCCTGACGGCCGCCTTCCTCGTCGTCGTGCTTGCCTTCCACTTCATGCTTCTGCACTTTGCGAATCTCCCGTCTGAGATTACGATCGCTCAGACCGCCCAGCGGATGCAGCAACCGGGCTACTTCGTCACGATGGTGCTGTTCCTCGTGACGGCGACGTTCCACGGCGTGAATGGCGTCTACAACGCGCTCGTGAATCAGGGCCTGCAGGGCACCCAGAAGACTGTCGTGAAGTACGTCCTCATCGTCGCCGGACTCGCGCTGACCGCACAGGGCGTCCGCGTGGCAATTGCAATGACCGGGGTGAGTCTCTAA